One genomic segment of Burkholderia multivorans ATCC BAA-247 includes these proteins:
- a CDS encoding efflux RND transporter permease subunit has translation MDFSRFFIDRPIFAVVLSIVIFALGLIAIPMLPAGEYPEVVPPSVVVRATYPGANPKEIAESVAEPLEEAINGVEGIMYMKSVAGSDGSLQVVVTFLPGVDPDTAAVRVQNRVSQALSRLPDEVRQYGVTTQKQSPTPLMYVSLYSPDNSRDSLYLRNYLTLHVKDELSRLTGIGDVGVYGSGDYAMRLWLDPNRLASRGLTASDVIAAVREQNVQVSAGQLGAEPTPKAHDFLVSINVRGRLRTEQEFGDIVLRTGDDGQVVKLSDVARIELGAGDYTLRSYFNDKHSAVVGIFLSPGANALDVAKAVYAKLDELSKRFPPGVAYRPVWDPTVFVRESIRAVQHTLIEAVVLVVFVVILFLQTWRASIIPLVAVPVSVVGTFAWLYLLGYSINTLTLFGLVLAIGIVVDDAIVVVENVERNIAQGLTPRDAAHQAMREVSGPIVAIALVLCAVFVPMAFLSGVTGQFYKQFAVTIAISTVISAINSLTLSPALAAKLLHPHGAPTDALTRALDRGFGWLFRPFNRFFERSSDRYHGVVARALKRRGAVFAVYAALLAATALLLHAVPGGFIPVQDKLYLFAGAKLPEGASLARTSAITEQMTKLALQTDGVEVVPAFAGLNALQGVNTPNVTNAYVILKPFDQRRRSAAQINAELNARFATIGGGITYALMPPPIQGLGNGSGYALYLEDRAGLGYGALQNALVAFQAAVAKTPGMTYPVSSYQANIPQLEVKVDRLKAKAQGVALTDLFSTLQVYLGSMYVNDFNAFGRVYRVMAQADAGHRQTAADIANLRTRNAKGEMVPIGSMVTVVPAYGPDPVVRYNGYPAADLIGDTDPKTMSSSQAIAKLEQIAKDVLPPGITLEWTDLSYQQVTQSNAAIVVFPLAVMLVFLVLASLYESWTLPLAVILIVPVCMCAALFGVWLSGGDNNVFVQVGLVVLMGLACKNAILIVEFARELEIQGKRTIDAALEACRLRLRPIVMTSVAFIAGSVPLLIGSGAGSEVRAATGVTVFAGMLGVTLFGLFLTPVFYVTIRKLAGGTPTVWHEQHGTLEGENR, from the coding sequence ATGGATTTCTCCCGTTTCTTCATCGACCGCCCGATCTTCGCGGTCGTGCTGTCGATCGTGATCTTCGCGCTCGGTCTGATCGCGATCCCGATGCTGCCGGCCGGCGAGTATCCGGAAGTCGTGCCGCCGAGCGTCGTGGTGCGCGCGACCTATCCGGGCGCGAACCCGAAGGAGATCGCCGAATCGGTGGCCGAGCCGCTCGAGGAAGCGATCAACGGCGTCGAAGGGATCATGTACATGAAGTCGGTTGCCGGGTCGGACGGCAGCCTGCAGGTCGTCGTCACGTTCCTGCCGGGCGTCGATCCCGACACGGCGGCCGTGCGCGTGCAGAACCGCGTGAGCCAGGCGCTTTCGCGTCTGCCCGACGAGGTGCGACAGTACGGCGTGACCACGCAGAAGCAGTCGCCGACGCCGCTGATGTACGTGAGCCTCTATTCGCCGGACAACAGCCGCGATTCGCTGTATCTGCGCAACTATCTGACGCTGCACGTGAAGGACGAGCTGTCGCGGCTCACCGGTATCGGCGACGTCGGCGTGTACGGCTCCGGCGATTACGCGATGCGGCTCTGGCTCGATCCGAACCGCCTCGCCTCGCGCGGGCTGACTGCGAGCGACGTGATCGCGGCCGTGCGCGAGCAGAACGTGCAGGTGTCGGCCGGCCAGCTCGGTGCGGAGCCGACGCCGAAGGCGCACGATTTCCTCGTGTCGATCAACGTGCGCGGCCGTCTGCGCACCGAGCAGGAGTTCGGCGACATCGTGCTGCGCACGGGCGACGACGGGCAGGTCGTGAAGCTGTCCGACGTCGCGCGCATCGAGCTCGGCGCCGGCGACTACACGCTGCGCTCGTATTTCAACGACAAGCATTCGGCGGTGGTCGGCATCTTCCTGTCGCCGGGCGCCAACGCGCTCGACGTCGCGAAGGCTGTGTATGCGAAGCTCGACGAGCTGTCGAAGCGCTTCCCGCCCGGCGTCGCATACCGGCCCGTGTGGGATCCGACCGTGTTCGTGCGCGAATCGATCCGCGCGGTGCAGCACACGCTGATCGAGGCGGTCGTGCTCGTCGTGTTCGTCGTGATCCTGTTTCTGCAGACCTGGCGTGCGTCGATCATTCCGCTCGTCGCGGTGCCGGTGTCGGTGGTCGGCACGTTCGCGTGGCTCTATCTGCTCGGCTATTCGATCAACACGCTGACGCTGTTCGGGCTCGTGCTTGCGATCGGGATCGTCGTCGACGATGCGATCGTCGTCGTCGAGAACGTCGAGCGCAACATCGCGCAGGGGCTGACGCCGCGCGACGCCGCGCATCAGGCGATGCGCGAGGTCTCCGGGCCGATCGTCGCGATCGCGCTCGTGCTGTGCGCGGTATTCGTGCCGATGGCGTTCCTGTCGGGCGTGACCGGCCAGTTCTACAAGCAGTTCGCCGTGACGATCGCGATTTCGACCGTGATATCGGCGATCAACTCGCTGACGCTGTCGCCGGCGCTCGCGGCGAAGCTGCTGCATCCGCACGGCGCGCCGACGGATGCGTTGACGCGCGCGCTCGACCGCGGCTTCGGCTGGCTGTTTCGTCCGTTCAACCGCTTCTTCGAGCGCAGTTCCGATCGCTATCACGGCGTCGTCGCTCGCGCGCTGAAGCGGCGCGGCGCGGTGTTCGCCGTCTACGCGGCGCTGCTTGCGGCGACCGCACTGCTGCTGCACGCGGTGCCGGGCGGCTTTATCCCCGTGCAGGACAAGCTGTACCTGTTCGCGGGCGCGAAGCTGCCGGAGGGCGCATCGCTCGCACGCACGAGCGCGATCACCGAGCAGATGACGAAGCTCGCGTTGCAGACCGACGGCGTCGAGGTGGTGCCGGCATTTGCCGGGCTCAACGCGCTGCAGGGTGTCAACACGCCGAACGTCACGAACGCGTACGTGATCCTGAAGCCGTTCGATCAGCGGCGCCGCAGCGCCGCGCAGATCAATGCGGAGCTGAACGCGCGGTTCGCGACGATCGGCGGCGGCATCACGTATGCGCTGATGCCGCCGCCGATTCAGGGGCTCGGCAACGGGTCCGGCTATGCGCTGTATCTTGAAGATCGCGCGGGGCTCGGCTACGGCGCATTGCAAAACGCGCTCGTCGCGTTCCAGGCCGCGGTCGCGAAGACGCCGGGGATGACCTATCCGGTCAGCTCATACCAGGCAAACATTCCGCAACTCGAAGTGAAGGTCGACCGGCTGAAGGCGAAGGCGCAGGGCGTCGCGCTGACCGATCTGTTCAGCACGCTGCAGGTCTATCTCGGCTCGATGTACGTGAACGACTTCAACGCGTTCGGCCGCGTGTATCGCGTGATGGCGCAGGCCGATGCCGGCCACCGGCAGACGGCCGCCGACATCGCGAACCTGCGCACGCGCAACGCGAAGGGCGAGATGGTGCCGATCGGCTCGATGGTGACGGTCGTGCCCGCGTACGGGCCGGACCCGGTCGTACGCTACAACGGCTATCCCGCCGCCGACCTGATCGGCGACACCGATCCGAAGACGATGTCGTCGTCGCAGGCGATCGCGAAGCTCGAACAGATCGCGAAGGACGTGCTGCCGCCGGGCATCACGCTCGAATGGACCGACCTCAGCTATCAGCAGGTCACGCAGAGCAATGCAGCGATCGTCGTGTTTCCGCTCGCGGTGATGCTCGTGTTCCTCGTGCTCGCGTCGCTGTACGAGAGCTGGACGCTGCCGCTCGCGGTGATCCTGATCGTGCCCGTTTGTATGTGCGCGGCGCTGTTCGGCGTGTGGCTGTCCGGCGGCGACAACAACGTATTCGTGCAGGTCGGTCTCGTCGTGCTGATGGGACTTGCGTGCAAGAACGCGATCCTGATCGTCGAATTCGCGCGCGAGCTCGAGATCCAGGGCAAGCGCACGATCGACGCGGCGCTCGAAGCGTGCCGGCTGCGTCTGCGTCCCATCGTGATGACCTCGGTTGCATTCATCGCCGGTTCGGTGCCGCTGCTGATCGGCAGCGGTGCCGGCAGCGAGGTGCGCGCGGCCACCGGCGTGACCGTGTTCGCGGGGATGCTCGGCGTCACGCTGTTCGGGCTGTTCCTGACGCCGGTGTTCTACGTGACGATCCGCAAGCTCGCCGGCGGTACGCCGACCGTGTGGCACGAACAGCACGGCACGCTGGAAGGAGAGAACCGATGA
- a CDS encoding purine-cytosine permease family protein codes for MAEGRITQVESFGFERIPDASRYARPIDLFRLLFGGCNTFSTSVLGSFPVLVGLSFKAGVCAIVLGVLAGTCILAPMSLFGPRNGTSDPVSSGAHFGIHGRIVGSFLALLTSIAFFSLAVWSSGDALVGGAHDMVGVPVNGFTLGAAYMVFAVLVLIVCIYGFRFMLWVNKIAVWAASMLFVAGLFAFAGLFDVNYAGTLHDGSAGFWAAFVGAVLVALSNPVSFASTLGDWARYIPQHTPKRRVMGAVFAAQIATFVPFFFGLATATIIASKAPAFIASNDYVGGLLAISPRWFLLPMCLIAIIGGMSTGTTALYGTGLDVSSMFPRLLTRVRATLLIGTIAIAFIFIGRFWFNLVESVSTFSTLICTFSCPWMAIMVIGYVTRRGYYLADDLQVFNRGLRGGHYWFAHGWNLRAMGAWLPAAFVGLACVNLPGQFVGPLGRLAGGLDLSVPVSFVVGAALYILLLTLYPEPDGVYGPQGRRFVRGGTASARSGGAPAIQPKGY; via the coding sequence ATGGCTGAAGGCAGGATTACGCAAGTCGAGTCGTTCGGTTTCGAGCGCATCCCCGACGCGTCGCGCTACGCGCGGCCGATCGATCTGTTCCGGCTGCTGTTCGGCGGCTGCAATACGTTTTCCACGTCGGTGCTCGGCAGCTTTCCGGTGCTCGTCGGGCTGTCGTTCAAGGCCGGCGTTTGCGCGATCGTGCTCGGCGTGCTCGCCGGCACCTGCATCCTCGCGCCGATGAGCCTGTTCGGGCCGCGCAACGGCACGAGCGACCCGGTATCGTCCGGCGCGCATTTCGGCATCCACGGCCGGATCGTCGGCTCGTTTCTCGCGCTGCTCACGTCGATCGCGTTTTTCTCGCTCGCCGTGTGGAGTTCCGGCGATGCGCTCGTCGGCGGCGCGCACGACATGGTCGGCGTGCCGGTCAACGGCTTCACGCTCGGCGCCGCGTACATGGTGTTCGCCGTGCTCGTGCTGATCGTCTGCATCTACGGATTTCGTTTCATGCTGTGGGTCAACAAGATCGCGGTGTGGGCGGCAAGCATGCTGTTCGTCGCCGGGCTGTTCGCTTTTGCCGGGCTGTTCGACGTGAACTATGCCGGTACGCTGCACGACGGCAGCGCGGGTTTCTGGGCCGCGTTCGTCGGTGCGGTGCTCGTTGCGCTCAGCAATCCGGTGTCGTTCGCGTCGACGCTCGGCGACTGGGCGCGCTACATTCCGCAGCACACGCCGAAGCGTCGCGTGATGGGCGCCGTGTTCGCCGCGCAGATCGCGACGTTCGTGCCGTTCTTTTTCGGCCTCGCGACCGCGACGATCATCGCATCGAAGGCGCCTGCGTTCATCGCGTCGAACGACTATGTCGGCGGCCTGCTTGCGATCTCGCCGCGCTGGTTTCTGCTGCCGATGTGCCTCATCGCGATCATCGGCGGGATGTCGACCGGCACGACGGCGCTGTACGGCACCGGGCTCGACGTGTCGAGCATGTTCCCGCGCTTGCTGACGCGCGTGCGCGCGACGCTGCTGATCGGCACGATCGCGATCGCGTTCATCTTCATCGGCCGCTTCTGGTTCAATCTCGTCGAAAGCGTGTCGACGTTCTCGACGCTGATCTGCACGTTCAGCTGTCCGTGGATGGCGATCATGGTGATCGGCTACGTGACGCGACGCGGCTACTACCTCGCGGACGACCTGCAGGTGTTCAACCGCGGTTTGCGCGGCGGGCATTACTGGTTCGCGCACGGGTGGAATCTGCGCGCGATGGGCGCATGGCTGCCGGCCGCGTTCGTCGGTCTCGCATGCGTGAACCTGCCGGGCCAGTTCGTGGGGCCGCTCGGTCGTCTGGCCGGCGGGCTCGACCTGAGTGTGCCGGTGTCGTTCGTGGTCGGTGCCGCGCTGTATATCTTGCTGCTGACACTGTATCCGGAGCCGGACGGCGTATACGGGCCGCAAGGGCGCCGCTTCGTGCGCGGGGGAACGGCGTCCGCGCGCAGCGGCGGCGCGCCGGCGATTCAGCCGAAGGGGTACTGA
- a CDS encoding efflux transporter outer membrane subunit has protein sequence MSAAFRFSALALAAMLSACAVGPDFVRPDTVTAARFARDAHPATQDGSPPDASADADAAFWRGFGDPALSALIDAAFAANQDLALAVSRYDASTALLSQARVDRYPTVTASGRIGHQLTSKDQAFGAPRSERDTPISSVGINAGWELDLFGRVRRSIESQRAETTASAADVRAVRVAIAAEVAATYVDLRGSQERLRIARDNAANQQQTLALINARVAAGRGSDLDAARARAQYEATTSRIAVYEAAIGVDEHRLAVLTGQRPDALVGRFDAPAGAPLPTLAADVDPGTPGDLLRRRPDVAAAEARLHAATARIGVATADLFPRFTLSGLLGSATSNYGFFRAGSDTNLIALGIDWSFLDVGRVRARIAASDAEAAGQLAQYRQTVLGALEETENALLRVARTRDETAHLTRAAADSARAAQLAQTRFSAGAIDYYEVLDAQRTLLQAQDAAADGRMRSAASTVALYKALAGGWPPSAGAREPAQRADARP, from the coding sequence ATGAGCGCCGCATTCCGATTTTCAGCGCTCGCGCTGGCCGCGATGCTGTCGGCGTGTGCGGTCGGCCCGGACTTTGTACGGCCCGATACGGTCACGGCCGCACGCTTCGCGCGCGACGCGCATCCGGCGACGCAGGACGGCTCGCCGCCCGATGCGTCGGCCGATGCCGACGCCGCATTCTGGCGCGGCTTCGGCGATCCGGCGCTGAGTGCGCTGATCGATGCCGCGTTTGCCGCGAATCAGGATCTGGCACTGGCGGTGTCGCGCTACGACGCATCGACCGCGCTGCTGTCGCAGGCGCGCGTCGATCGCTATCCGACGGTCACCGCGAGCGGCCGGATCGGCCATCAGCTGACGAGCAAGGATCAGGCGTTCGGCGCGCCGCGCAGCGAGCGCGACACGCCGATTTCGAGCGTCGGCATCAACGCCGGCTGGGAGCTCGATCTGTTCGGCCGCGTGCGCCGTTCGATCGAATCGCAGCGCGCCGAAACGACCGCGAGCGCGGCCGACGTGCGGGCCGTGCGGGTCGCGATCGCGGCCGAGGTCGCGGCCACGTACGTGGACTTGCGCGGCTCGCAGGAGCGGCTGCGGATCGCGCGTGACAACGCCGCGAACCAGCAGCAGACGCTCGCGCTCATCAATGCGCGCGTCGCCGCGGGCCGCGGCTCCGACCTCGATGCGGCGCGCGCACGCGCGCAGTACGAGGCGACGACCTCGCGGATCGCCGTCTATGAAGCGGCAATCGGCGTCGACGAGCATCGGCTCGCGGTGCTGACCGGACAGCGGCCCGATGCGCTGGTCGGTCGATTCGACGCGCCGGCCGGCGCGCCGTTGCCGACGCTTGCCGCCGACGTCGATCCCGGCACGCCGGGCGACCTGCTGCGCCGGCGTCCCGACGTCGCGGCGGCAGAGGCGCGACTGCACGCGGCGACCGCACGGATCGGCGTCGCGACGGCCGATCTGTTTCCGCGCTTCACGCTGTCGGGCCTGCTCGGCAGCGCGACGAGCAACTACGGATTTTTCCGTGCGGGCAGCGACACGAACCTGATCGCACTCGGCATCGACTGGTCGTTTCTGGACGTCGGCCGCGTGCGCGCGCGCATCGCCGCAAGCGACGCCGAAGCGGCGGGACAGCTCGCGCAATACCGGCAAACCGTGCTCGGCGCGCTCGAGGAGACCGAGAACGCGCTGCTGCGCGTTGCGCGCACGCGCGACGAGACCGCGCATCTGACGCGCGCGGCCGCCGACAGCGCGCGCGCCGCGCAGCTCGCGCAGACGCGGTTTTCTGCCGGTGCGATCGACTACTACGAAGTGCTCGATGCACAGCGCACGCTGCTGCAGGCGCAGGATGCGGCGGCCGACGGCCGGATGCGCAGCGCCGCGTCGACGGTCGCGCTGTACAAGGCACTCGCCGGCGGATGGCCGCCTTCGGCCGGGGCGCGCGAACCGGCGCAGCGGGCCGACGCGCGGCCTTAG
- a CDS encoding LysR family transcriptional regulator, which translates to MRNRINEEITFRKLEVLLAFMEAGSLAKAAEALGVSTVSVHRALHTLEEGMHCALFRHEGRNLLPTEAAQVLAEVADEVIKTMTDGIRATREAAGYGAGQLKIGSLYSLTIRTVPEVVIALKERRPQLQAELVLGSNADLLDKLRQGAIDATLMALPEPDAEIESIALFEDEMFFAAPVDSPYARCDAIDLGACRDEPFVSLGDGFATHQGFTEAFRAASITPNIAMRVGDIFSLINLVSGGVGYSLLPGRVRDLFAHKITLVPIAGHTIRQTIGLSFLHRRERDPNLLALATVCRLTVKASNRG; encoded by the coding sequence ATGCGCAATCGCATCAACGAAGAGATCACCTTCCGCAAGCTCGAGGTGCTACTCGCGTTCATGGAAGCCGGCAGTCTCGCGAAAGCGGCCGAAGCGCTGGGCGTCAGCACGGTGAGCGTGCACCGTGCGCTGCATACGCTCGAAGAAGGCATGCATTGCGCGCTATTCCGTCATGAAGGCCGCAACCTGCTCCCGACCGAAGCCGCACAGGTGCTGGCCGAAGTCGCCGACGAAGTGATCAAGACGATGACCGACGGGATTCGCGCGACGCGCGAGGCGGCCGGCTACGGCGCGGGTCAGTTGAAGATCGGCTCGCTCTATTCGCTCACGATCCGCACCGTGCCCGAAGTCGTGATCGCGCTGAAGGAGCGCCGTCCGCAGCTGCAAGCCGAGCTCGTGCTCGGCTCGAACGCGGACCTGCTCGACAAGCTCAGGCAAGGCGCAATCGACGCGACGCTGATGGCACTGCCCGAGCCCGACGCGGAAATCGAATCGATCGCCCTGTTCGAGGACGAGATGTTCTTTGCCGCGCCGGTCGATTCGCCGTATGCGCGCTGCGATGCGATCGATCTCGGCGCTTGCCGCGACGAGCCGTTCGTATCGCTCGGCGACGGCTTTGCGACGCATCAGGGCTTCACGGAAGCGTTCCGCGCCGCCAGCATTACGCCGAACATCGCGATGCGGGTGGGCGACATCTTCTCGCTGATCAACCTCGTGTCGGGCGGCGTCGGCTATTCGCTGCTGCCGGGCCGCGTGCGCGACCTGTTCGCGCACAAGATCACGCTCGTGCCGATCGCCGGGCACACGATCCGCCAGACGATCGGCCTGAGTTTCCTCCATCGTCGCGAACGCGACCCGAACCTGCTCGCGCTCGCGACGGTCTGCAGGCTGACGGTCAAGGCGTCGAATCGGGGCTGA
- a CDS encoding cysteine hydrolase family protein: MQHPTIRNLAGATAPTSIDAARTALLVIDFQNEYFSGRLPIPEGSRALANAQRVVAFADRAGMPVFHVQHVGPADGPLFADGSDSFRFHADLQPAPHHAVVKKTSVSVFPTTDIDARLKAAGIDTLIVTGLMTHACVAGATRDAVPLGYSAIVIEDACATRDLDMADGGTVAHRDLHRATLAALSDTFADVLTTEQLLALRVG; encoded by the coding sequence ATGCAACATCCGACCATCCGTAACCTTGCCGGCGCAACGGCGCCGACGTCGATCGACGCTGCCCGCACCGCGCTGCTGGTGATCGATTTCCAGAACGAATATTTCAGCGGACGCCTGCCCATTCCCGAAGGCTCGCGCGCGCTCGCGAACGCGCAGCGCGTGGTCGCGTTCGCCGATCGGGCCGGGATGCCGGTCTTTCACGTGCAGCACGTCGGTCCGGCCGATGGCCCGCTCTTTGCGGACGGTAGCGACAGTTTTCGCTTCCATGCCGACCTGCAGCCGGCGCCGCATCACGCGGTCGTGAAGAAGACGTCGGTCAGCGTGTTTCCGACGACCGACATCGACGCGCGGCTGAAGGCGGCGGGCATCGACACGCTGATCGTCACCGGACTGATGACGCACGCGTGCGTCGCCGGCGCGACGCGCGATGCAGTGCCGCTCGGTTATTCGGCGATCGTCATCGAAGATGCGTGCGCGACGCGCGACCTCGACATGGCCGACGGCGGTACCGTCGCGCACCGCGACCTTCATCGCGCGACGCTCGCCGCGCTGTCCGATACGTTCGCCGACGTGCTGACGACCGAGCAGCTGCTCGCGCTGCGCGTGGGTTAA
- a CDS encoding YXWGXW repeat-containing protein, with translation MNRRSLLRAIGLTAAFVGSGGSLRAAWARPAPPDRPPRSNRPDRAPPPPRHDRRPRPPRPHGYIWTDGYWRWQHGRYIWVPGRWVARRPGRRWVPGYWRRQGHAWIYVDGYWR, from the coding sequence ATGAATCGACGCTCGTTGTTGCGCGCGATCGGCTTGACTGCTGCGTTCGTCGGCTCGGGCGGTTCGCTACGCGCGGCCTGGGCTCGGCCGGCGCCGCCCGATCGGCCGCCCCGTTCGAACCGTCCCGATCGCGCGCCGCCGCCGCCGCGTCACGATCGTCGGCCTCGACCGCCGCGCCCGCACGGCTATATCTGGACGGACGGCTACTGGCGCTGGCAGCACGGCCGCTATATATGGGTGCCGGGCCGCTGGGTCGCGCGACGCCCGGGCCGCCGCTGGGTGCCCGGCTACTGGCGCCGCCAGGGACACGCGTGGATCTACGTCGACGGCTACTGGCGGTAG
- a CDS encoding porin, with protein sequence MNKTLIVAAAAASFATVAHAQSSVTLYGVLDAGITYQSNVQPAPGQAGKSLWSMGSGIDQSRFGLRGSEDLGGGLKAIFTLESGFDIGNGRFRNNGGMFNRQAFVGLSSQYGTVTLGKQYDSVQDYLAPLTATGSWGGTYFAHVGNFDNLSTNGGYSPNNSIKFTSANYAGLQFGGTYSFSNNTNFGNNRAYSGGVSYQFQGLKIAGAYSQLNNPGQTTGGAVDTLATQGRVRTYGAAAGYAFGPAQVGAAWTQARLDNTGATGTSVRIDNYEVNGKYNLTPALGLGVAYTYSNARLGQDSAHWHQVGLQADYALSKRTDVYAQAVYQRASGANASIYNGNIDTLPSSSINQTAATVGLRHRF encoded by the coding sequence ATGAACAAGACTCTGATCGTTGCAGCAGCTGCAGCATCGTTCGCAACCGTCGCTCACGCGCAAAGCAGCGTCACGCTGTACGGCGTGCTGGACGCAGGCATCACGTACCAAAGCAACGTTCAGCCGGCCCCGGGCCAGGCTGGCAAGTCGCTGTGGTCGATGGGCTCGGGCATTGACCAGAGCCGCTTCGGCCTGCGTGGTTCGGAAGACCTCGGTGGTGGCCTGAAGGCGATCTTCACGTTGGAGAGCGGCTTCGACATCGGCAACGGCCGTTTCCGTAACAACGGCGGCATGTTCAACCGTCAGGCTTTCGTCGGTCTGTCGAGCCAGTACGGCACCGTCACGCTGGGCAAGCAGTATGACTCCGTTCAAGACTACCTGGCTCCGCTGACCGCAACGGGCAGCTGGGGTGGTACGTACTTCGCGCACGTCGGCAACTTCGACAACCTGAGCACGAACGGTGGCTACTCGCCGAACAACAGCATCAAGTTCACGAGCGCTAACTACGCTGGCCTGCAATTCGGCGGCACGTACTCGTTCTCGAACAACACGAACTTCGGCAACAACCGTGCTTACAGCGGCGGCGTGTCGTACCAGTTCCAAGGCCTGAAGATCGCAGGTGCGTACTCGCAACTGAACAACCCGGGCCAAACGACCGGCGGCGCAGTTGACACGCTGGCAACGCAAGGCCGCGTCCGTACGTACGGCGCAGCTGCTGGCTACGCATTCGGCCCGGCACAAGTCGGCGCGGCATGGACGCAAGCTCGTCTGGACAACACGGGCGCGACCGGTACGTCGGTTCGCATCGATAACTACGAAGTCAACGGCAAGTACAACCTGACGCCGGCTCTGGGTCTGGGCGTTGCTTACACGTACTCGAACGCGCGTCTGGGTCAGGACAGCGCTCACTGGCACCAAGTTGGCCTGCAGGCTGACTACGCACTGTCGAAGCGTACCGACGTGTACGCACAGGCTGTGTACCAGCGTGCTAGCGGCGCGAACGCGTCGATCTACAACGGCAACATCGACACGCTGCCGAGCTCGTCGATCAACCAAACCGCAGCAACGGTTGGTCTGCGTCACCGCTTCTAA
- a CDS encoding citrate-proton symporter: MRACVAPRGPAYTKQAGRTRRAGGMARRIARRGLMRLQEIRMRADSGRSTRHRQVVAAVIGNTLEWYDFIVYGFFSAIIARLFFPADSQYASLLMSLATFGVGFFMRPVGGILLGLYADRKGRKAAMQLIILLMTLSIAMITFAPTYAAIGPAAPILIVIARLLQGFATGGEYASATSFLVESAPAHRRGLYGSWQLIGQCLAVFSGAAIGAWATQSLSAGALDSWGWRVPFALGLLIGPVGLWIRRHMEETDAFVQASKSPAEPPASVARVLRDNLRGVLVSMGQTITGTAVFYVMLVNMPTFVNRTFGLPLDEVFQAQMAAVALLTLTIPVAAMVSDRIGRRPVLLAGMLALLTVTYPLFSWLAAAPSIGRLLVMQLVICTIIGVTYGPAPTALAEQFTTRMRSTGIALAYNIAVMIFGGFAPFIVTWLTRASGSPVAPAWYVLFAASFGLAASVFMRDGAPCVLARRQFRREPVTSAE; this comes from the coding sequence ATGCGGGCGTGTGTCGCGCCGCGCGGGCCGGCGTACACCAAACAGGCAGGCCGCACGCGTCGTGCCGGCGGCATGGCGCGACGCATCGCGCGGCGCGGCCTCATGAGACTGCAGGAGATACGCATGCGCGCTGATTCAGGTCGGAGCACGCGACATCGGCAAGTGGTTGCCGCTGTCATCGGCAATACCCTCGAGTGGTACGACTTCATCGTTTACGGGTTCTTCTCCGCCATCATCGCGAGACTGTTCTTTCCGGCCGACAGCCAGTACGCATCGCTGCTGATGTCGCTCGCGACGTTCGGCGTCGGCTTCTTCATGCGTCCGGTGGGCGGCATCCTGCTCGGGCTCTATGCGGACCGCAAGGGCCGCAAGGCGGCGATGCAGCTGATCATCCTGCTGATGACGCTGTCGATCGCGATGATCACGTTCGCGCCGACGTATGCGGCGATCGGCCCTGCCGCGCCGATCCTGATCGTGATCGCGCGGCTGCTGCAGGGCTTCGCGACCGGCGGCGAATACGCGAGCGCGACGTCGTTCCTCGTCGAAAGTGCGCCCGCGCACCGGCGCGGCCTGTACGGATCGTGGCAGCTGATCGGCCAGTGTCTCGCGGTATTCTCGGGCGCGGCGATCGGCGCGTGGGCGACGCAGTCGCTGTCGGCCGGTGCGCTCGACAGCTGGGGCTGGCGCGTGCCGTTCGCGCTCGGGCTGCTGATCGGGCCGGTCGGCCTGTGGATCCGCCGCCACATGGAAGAGACCGATGCGTTCGTCCAAGCCAGCAAGTCGCCGGCCGAGCCGCCCGCCAGCGTGGCGCGCGTGCTGCGCGACAATCTGCGCGGCGTGCTGGTGTCGATGGGGCAGACGATCACGGGCACGGCCGTGTTCTACGTGATGCTCGTCAATATGCCGACGTTCGTGAACCGGACCTTCGGGCTGCCGCTCGACGAGGTGTTCCAGGCGCAGATGGCGGCGGTCGCGCTGCTGACGCTGACGATCCCGGTGGCGGCGATGGTGTCCGACCGTATCGGCCGCCGGCCGGTGCTGCTCGCCGGCATGCTGGCGCTGCTGACGGTCACCTATCCGCTGTTCTCGTGGCTGGCCGCCGCGCCGAGCATCGGCCGGCTGCTCGTGATGCAGCTGGTGATCTGCACGATCATCGGCGTGACCTACGGTCCCGCGCCGACGGCGCTCGCCGAGCAGTTCACGACGCGCATGCGTTCGACCGGTATTGCGCTCGCGTACAACATCGCGGTGATGATCTTCGGCGGCTTCGCGCCGTTCATCGTTACATGGCTGACGCGCGCGAGCGGCTCGCCCGTCGCGCCTGCCTGGTACGTACTGTTCGCGGCGTCGTTCGGGCTGGCCGCGAGCGTGTTCATGCGCGACGGCGCACCGTGCGTGCTCGCGCGGCGGCAGTTTCGCCGTGAGCCGGTGACCAGCGCCGAGTAA